The Ammospiza caudacuta isolate bAmmCau1 chromosome 17, bAmmCau1.pri, whole genome shotgun sequence genome has a segment encoding these proteins:
- the ZDHHC4 gene encoding palmitoyltransferase ZDHHC4, producing the protein MDFLTLFLLYLCSVLAVAALLCLISGRQESFLTRSVTRASQVLALLIPSQLQREAQRALHRLFHTRSCLFVVLHVALQAAVFGEYTWEVFVYCWELQFHLLLLLLPYLLLAGNLGCLLLCSRANPGTVTKSNAASLAKVYAYDGVLFQRGLVCPTCTLEKPARSKHCSVCRTCVHRFDHHCVWVNNCIGAGNAGLFLLYLLSLTATAGAVAAVSAALLVRVLLLSSALHGTYLDAQGQEQPVGIPLLVQHLFLTFPRIVFMLGFVILLTLVLGGYCSFSLYLALTNQTTNEWCKSRRFGGSQPHDRPLVYRNIYSKGIWRNLKEIFNPPTTLERKKKT; encoded by the exons ATGGATTTCCTGACGCTGTTCCTGCTGTACCTGTGCTCCGTGCTGGCcgtggctgccctgctgtgcctgatCTCGGGAAGGCAGGAGAGCTTCCTCACCAGGAGTGTCACCAGGGCCAGCCAG gtgctggcactgctgatccccagccagctgcagagggaggcaCAGCGGGCACTGCACAGGCTCTTCCACACAAG gagctgtttgtttgTGGTGCTGCACGTggccctgcaggctgcagtgtTTGGGGAGTACACCTGGGAGGTGTTCGTGtactgctgggagctgcagttccacctgctgctgctgctgctgccctacctgctgctggctggcaacctgggctgcctcctgctctgctcccggGCCAACCCTG GTACAGTGACCAAATCCAACGCTGCATCCCTGGCTAAGGTTTATGCCTATGATGGGGTGTTGTTCCAGAGAGGCCTCGTGTGTCCCACGTGCACCCTGGAGAAACCAGCCAGGTCCAAGCACTGCA GCGTGTGCAGGACGTGCGTGCACCGCTTTGACCACCACTGCGTGTGGGTGAACAACTGCATCGGGGCCGGCAACGcggggctgttcctgctctaCCTGCTGTCCCTGACGGCCACCGCGGGCGCCGTGGCCGCTGTCAGTGCCGCGCTGCTCGTGCgcgtgctgctgctctccagcgcCCTGCACGGCACCTACCTGGAtgcccagggccaggagcagcccgTGGGGATCCCCCTCCTCGTCCAG CACCTTTTCTTGACTTTCCCCAGGATTGTCTTCATGCTGGGGTTTGTCATCCTGCTCACCCTGGTGCTGGGGGGATATTGCTCCTTCAGTCTGTATTTGGCCCTCACCAACCAGACCACCAACGAATGGTGCAAATCCCGAAGATTTGGGGGCTCCCAGCCTCATGACAGACCCCTCGTCTACAGAAACATTTATTCCAAAGGGATCTGGAGGAACTTAAAGGAAATCTTTAACCCTCCTACCACGttggaaaggaagaagaaaacatgA